A window of the Gossypium hirsutum isolate 1008001.06 chromosome A05, Gossypium_hirsutum_v2.1, whole genome shotgun sequence genome harbors these coding sequences:
- the LOC107904340 gene encoding probable terpene synthase 9, which yields MAPTSQSLNEEQRRSANYHPSIWDPTAIQSFTTPYTYELYATQLEDLKQKVRKLLASTKDTAALLKLIDSMKRLGVAYHFQEQIQQALNQLNPDLNLVSNDLSTVALHFRILREDCYPITADVLEKFKGDDGRFMGSLCGDVEGLLGLNEASSMAIQGEKILEEAKAFSSENLKNVIGKLEKVEAKQVQRSLEVPLYWRMERIEARNFIDSYAMDDSNSSVLLDQAKLDYNLIQSVYKQELKQLAEWWSELNFKEKLSFSRDRLMEIYFWATGLSFEAQYAKCRICFTKYACLATVVDDIYDIYGSLEELECFTKAVTGWDVKVIQELPEYMRVMFSAISDFTNELAQQTLKDHGLDVLPYIKEQWAILCRAHITEARWFYGGQTPTFDEYIENAWISIGSLGGLVLLCFVEADSIVNQFPNCLKDYSQLFYWSSLITRLSDDLGTSKAEMERGDIPKAVQTYMIEKGVSEETARNHVKELISNSWKKINEEILDNRFSRAIVNLSKNMARTAQCIYQHGDGFGTSTGVTKDCIISSILRPIPI from the exons ATGGCACCAACATCCCAATCCTTGAATGAAGAGCAACGTCGATCCGCTAACTATCATCCCAGTATTTGGGATCCCACCGCCATCCAATCCTTTACCACTCCATACACT TACGAACTCTATGCTACACAATTGGAAGATCTGAAACAAAAGGTTAGGAAATTGCTTGCCTCAACGAAAGACACAGCTGCTTTGTTGAAGCTAATAGATTCAATGAAGAGGCTTGGAGTGGCCTACCATTTTCAGGAACAGATTCAACAGGCTTTGAATCAATTGAATCCGGATCTAAATCTTGTCTCCAATGATCTTTCCACAGTTGCATTGCATTTTCGGATCCTACGAGAGGATTGCTATCCTATTACCGCAG ATGTGTTGGAGAAATTTAAAGGTGATGATGGGAGGTTCATGGGGAGCTTATGTGGGGATGTTGAAGGGCTTTTGGGATTGAATGAAGCTTCATCCATGGCAATACAAGGCGAAAAAATCCTTGAAGAAGCTAAGGCTTTTAGCAGTGAAAATCTCAAGAATGTAATAGGGAAACTGGAGAAAGTTGAGGCTAAGCAAGTTCAGCGGTCATTGGAAGTTCCACTTTATTGGAGGATGGAAAGGATTGAAGCACGAAACTTCATTGATTCCTACGCCATGGATGATTCAAACAGCTCAGTTTTGCTTGACCAGGCTAAGTTAGACTATAATCTTATCCAGTCAGTTTACAAACAAGAACTGAAACAACTTGCAGA GTGGTGGAGCGAATTGAATTTCAAGGAGAAGCTTAGTTTCAGCCGAGATAGATTGATGGAAATATATTTTTGGGCTACTGGTTTGAGCTTTGAGGCCCAATATGCCAAATGCAGGATTTGCTTCACTAAGTATGCATGCCTAGCAACTGTAGTTGACGACATCTATGATATATATGGATCACTTGAAGAACTCGAATGTTTCACCAAAGCAGTCACCGG GTGGGATGTGAAGGTCATCCAAGAACTTCCGGAGTACATGAGAGTAATGTTCTCAGCCATTTCAGACTTTACTAATGAATTAGCCCAACAGACCTTGAAAGACCATGGCCTCGACGTTCTGCCCTACATCAAAGAACAG TGGGCTATACTTTGCAGAGCTCATATCACAGAAGCCAGATGGTTTTATGGAGGTCAAACCCCCACTTTTGATGAATATATTGAAAACGCATGGATTTCAATTGGAAGTCTCGGAGGGTTGGTTCTTCTTTGTTTTGTGGAGGCAGACTCCATTGTTAATCAATTTCCAAATTGTCTCAAGGATTATTCTCAATTATTTTATTGGTCATCTCTGATTACTCGACTTAGTGATGATCTAGGTACTTCCAAG GCTGAGATGGAGAGAGGGGACATACCGAAAGCAGTGCAGACTTATATGATTGAAAAAGGAGTATCAGAAGAAACAGCACGAAATCATGTAAAAGAACTGATAAGCAATTCATGGAAGAAGATTAATGAAGAAATTTTGGATAATCGTTTCTCTCGAGCTATTGTGAATTTATCTAAGAACATGGCTCGAACTGCTCAATGCATATACCAGCATGGCGACGGATTTGGGACATCTACCGGTGTCACTAAAGATTGTATTATTTCATCAATTCTGAGGCCTATTCCAATATAG